A region of Thermobifida halotolerans DNA encodes the following proteins:
- a CDS encoding cold-shock protein has product MTQGTVKWFNGDKGYGFISQDEGGPDVFVHYSNIVGAGFRNLDENQRVEFEIAQGPRGLQAEQVRVL; this is encoded by the coding sequence ATGACCCAGGGAACCGTCAAGTGGTTCAACGGTGACAAGGGCTACGGCTTCATCAGCCAGGACGAAGGCGGCCCCGACGTGTTCGTGCACTACAGCAACATCGTCGGCGCCGGTTTCCGCAACCTTGACGAGAACCAGCGCGTGGAGTTCGAGATCGCGCAGGGCCCGAGGGGCCTGCAGGCCGAGCAGGTCCGCGTCCTGTAG
- a CDS encoding DUF421 domain-containing protein encodes MDSVLRALAVYVILLVIFRLAGKRSMAQITTFDLLLLLVVSEATQQALLGDDFSLTNATLVILTLVAVERGSDFLRWRFRWFTRVTQSVPVVLVSRGQMLREPMARHHINESEILAAARSSQGISSMAQIDYAILEQSGTISVLPKSQTRQQ; translated from the coding sequence GTGGACTCCGTCCTGCGCGCCCTCGCCGTCTACGTCATTCTGCTGGTGATCTTCCGCCTCGCCGGAAAACGCAGCATGGCCCAGATCACCACTTTCGACCTGCTGCTGCTCCTGGTCGTCTCCGAGGCCACCCAGCAGGCGCTGCTGGGCGACGACTTCTCGCTCACCAACGCCACGCTGGTGATCCTCACCCTGGTGGCCGTCGAACGCGGCTCCGACTTCCTGCGGTGGCGGTTCCGCTGGTTCACCAGGGTGACGCAGAGCGTGCCGGTGGTGCTGGTGAGCCGGGGACAGATGCTGCGTGAGCCGATGGCCAGGCACCACATCAACGAGAGCGAGATCCTGGCGGCCGCCCGCAGCAGCCAGGGCATCTCCAGCATGGCCCAGATCGACTACGCCATCCTGGAGCAGTCGGGAACCATCAGCGTCCTGCCCAAGAGCCAGACCCGCCAGCAGTAG